The DNA segment TCTGCGAGTGTGACTGCCTTTGCAGTAATTAAATAATGTATGGAAGCAATCTCGAAACTGTAAGTTCGTTTTACGAGCAACGCAGAATTTATTCCGCGGCGTTGATGTAACCATGACCGCAACCAATACCAAATTTGGCGAGACTGAGGGAAATGTGGGAAGGGGACATTGTGGCTGATGTTCTGGTGAAGTGAAAAAGTCTGTCGATGAATTCTTGTACTTGTAAATATTCTTTAACAAGTGCTCGACGGCGTTATGTGTGAATAATGTTTGAAACGGTCAGTCGTGCATGGGCCATATTTTAAATTATATGTATTTAAATTTCAGGCAACTAAAATTCTCCTTGCAGCTGCTCGAAAGAAAGAGCGTCGCTGGAAATGGGATTTTGACTAAGGTCGCAAAGTGTGCAGTAATTTTTAATAGTATTATCGACTGAAAATTGACATAAATATTTTATAAACTTAATTGGCCGATTGCTGAGGTGGATGTGTTTCATACCTTTGGCTGAAGATGAAGAAGAAGTTCTGCTTCGTGACAGGTAGGCCTGCCGAGCGTTTCTTTAGTTCTCAGCTGCCCGTCTGCACACCAAAATGCCCCGCACGTCCAGTAAGTATTTTTCATCTTTACAAAATAAGCCTCCGACATGATCACGGAGGGGTCTCGTTCACAGTCACAACAATGTTCATCTACAGTGTGAAATGAATTCAGCGAGGCATTGTGATCGGTCTCGGTCTCTCAAGAATTAGCCTTTCTGTCGCCGCCCACTAATGCTTGCCGCACTTGTCAGGAAAGGTAGTCATGCTCTTTCAACATGCAAACAGCGACTGCTCTTAAATctctcacacacaaaaaaaggaaataaattcAGTGTCGAAACACGCAATCGAAAATCGCGCTCACTAGTATTTGTAACATAGCGTCCTAGCGTGTTCCTTTGGGCCATTCTTGGTTCTTTTTCTAAATTATACAAATTAAATTACGGAGTTTGCTTTCTCCAGTCAGCTTTAAACAAATTCATCTAACAAATTTTTGGGTGATGCTTTGTCTTGGTCAGCATTGTAGCACAGATAGGAAAGACTAACGATTGCTGACACTCATGCAAGAAGTGGCACTTCAAGTTTAAAATAGTACTAAAGATGTTATTCATGGGTATTTGTTTGCTCTTTCGTAGGTCTCACAAGCATCAAAGAACAGAAACCACCTTTGGAGGACATCTTTTCTCTTAACATGCTGGCACTGGTGACTCTCGCAACGCTAGCGAGCACGGTGGTCGTCGTTTACGCGCCGATGTACATTGAGCGACACATCGAAGCTTGCCGCAGTCACAAATGCATGAACCTGAACACGGACTTGCGGCTCATGATGGACAGCAAAGCCGATCCCTGCCAAGACTTTTTCCACTTCGTATGCGGGAACTTCAAGTCGATCTACCCGAGGTCCACGAGTTACATGAATGCCTTCACGAAGCGCGTCAAGCACTCTTTTCGCGAAATGATAAACCAATTCATCATCGACTCTCCAGTTGCCGTACACCACTATCCGCTGCAGTCTTATCGCAGGTGCATCGATGATTATGACAGTAATTACACCAACCTAGCTACGATAATTAATAACGACAAGGAGCTGGCGGCATTGTGGAATACTATAAGCAACCGAAACGAGATGGACGGGAAGTTCCAATTTCTCATGGCGCTCTCGCTTGACCGCGGAACGCCTGTCTTCATCGGCACCGACGTAGTACGCAATGCATACACGGGACATCGCAACAGGCTTCGCATAAAACTCGAGAGGGTGAAGCAGCCGCCAAAGAGGAGAACCGTGCAGGACATCATCCAGTATTTCTCCCGCGCGTCTTCCTGGGATAATGCCCTGAAGGTATCGAAGGCCATTGTTGCTACCATGAAGGGGGTGGTGGAAGCACTCCGAGATCCTGGCCTCCACGAGAAAGTGCCGCAGATATTGGACTTGTTCGATTTCAGCGAGATTCTTCACGTTCGATTTTTCCACTTCATGGAGATAATGAAACGGTTTCCCCCGGACGAGGGTGAATGGTTAAGTTATTTCTTCACAACAGATGCCCTGGCTCTCCAGTCCCTGACAAAGTACCTCAGCACGGTGGAACCGGTCACGTTCATTTACACCGTGCGCTTCATCATTGCCGAAAGCCTGCTGACCACGGCTTCGTCGGCTTTTGTCAGTATTTACGATTTGTCTCCGGCAGCGGCGTCCCGATATAGCATGGTACGGTGCGCCGACCTGTCCTTGATGCTGCTCCCCACCATGACCGAGTACCAGTTCTTCCAAGAGTGGCTCGGACAAAACATATCCGCTTCTCTAACGCACCTGTTCGAGCTCTTACCGGAGAAGTTTAACCTTGTCGAACCCTTTTCCAGAATGCGAAAAGATACCAAAGCAAACCTGGTGCGCACACTCCGCAACATCACCATCGTCCCGGGCCAAGACCCTGGCTATAATTCAATAGAGGATATACGCAACATCACCAAGTTCAAGGAAATTGGCATCGACTTCAACAGCTGGGTGCTTCACACGTTCCGTTCGAAAGCACAGTTCCGGGAGAACCTGCTGATTCGTGCGCAGGAGAAGCTTCCCGCCAACGACCACAGCTTGGACCTCAACCCCGGTGCAGTCTACGACGCTTTCGAAGACGTGCTGCG comes from the Dermacentor silvarum isolate Dsil-2018 chromosome 9, BIME_Dsil_1.4, whole genome shotgun sequence genome and includes:
- the LOC125940432 gene encoding uncharacterized protein LOC125940432 gives rise to the protein MDGKFQFLMALSLDRGTPVFIGTDVVRNAYTGHRNRLRIKLERVKQPPKRRTVQDIIQYFSRASSWDNALKVSKAIVATMKGVVEALRDPGLHEKVPQILDLFDFSEILHVRFFHFMEIMKRFPPDEGEWLSYFFTTDALALQSLTKYLSTVEPVTFIYTVRFIIAESLLTTASSAFVSIYDLSPAAASRYSMVRCADLSLMLLPTMTEYQFFQEWLGQNISASLTHLFELLPEKFNLVEPFSRMRKDTKANLVRTLRNITIVPGQDPGYNSIEDIRNITKFKEIGIDFNSWVLHTFRSKAQFRENLLIRAQEKLPANDHSLDLNPGAVYDAFEDVLRVLPSLLVQPFDVAATPSAFTFGHLGSYVAEAFSQATLPHSLSGLPSRMNFTAQADQDAFLKNLDCLSRERAHAEKVLLSMKTMLSLLTSVIGVKVAHKAWEDWKDRGTTELVPYVKTDEQALFVGFCLRHCGDADDSHYRDLESPYENASLPRPELCNLPLRHISEFARAFSCNANSSMVAASKCA